In a single window of the Synergistaceae bacterium genome:
- a CDS encoding class I SAM-dependent methyltransferase, with protein sequence MFGIKRIVKNLLRRYNNFYVNSQEVKRKADLLTSQQGSLLDKYGFVSGTDKASIMPGSDPAFIAHDYLRHYDYLFHSFRGEKFSLIEFGCLDGASLRMWEKYFPNAQIYGVDLDETAKRHETERIHVVIGDATEQKTFDELKSAVTQAFIILDDASHAWGDQRRSFELFWDLVAPGGFFVIEDLVCGSMGAYPAYPPKVLDSQPFFKYMQDRCEFLQWCPDWEPEKSAYLFKYMPAHIQKIEREMDICVFIPGAVIVRKKSC encoded by the coding sequence GTGTTCGGAATTAAGCGAATCGTCAAGAATCTTTTGCGGCGTTATAATAATTTCTACGTCAATTCACAAGAAGTAAAGCGCAAGGCCGATTTATTGACATCACAGCAAGGCAGCTTACTCGACAAATATGGATTCGTCAGCGGTACCGACAAAGCGTCTATCATGCCCGGCAGCGATCCTGCGTTTATTGCACATGATTATTTGCGTCATTATGATTATTTATTTCATTCGTTCAGGGGCGAAAAATTTTCGTTAATTGAGTTCGGCTGCTTGGACGGAGCTTCATTAAGGATGTGGGAGAAATATTTTCCTAACGCACAAATTTACGGGGTAGACCTCGACGAGACAGCAAAACGCCACGAGACAGAGCGCATTCACGTTGTAATCGGCGACGCAACCGAGCAGAAAACTTTTGACGAGCTTAAATCGGCAGTAACTCAAGCATTTATTATTCTCGACGACGCTTCACACGCATGGGGAGATCAAAGACGTTCATTTGAGTTATTTTGGGATTTAGTCGCGCCGGGAGGATTTTTCGTTATTGAAGATTTAGTTTGCGGAAGTATGGGAGCTTATCCCGCCTACCCTCCGAAAGTTTTAGACTCTCAGCCGTTTTTTAAATATATGCAGGATAGATGTGAATTTCTGCAATGGTGCCCAGACTGGGAGCCGGAGAAAAGTGCTTATCTCTTCAAATACATGCCAGCCCATATTCAGAAAATTGAACGGGAAATGGATATTTGCGTATTTATCCCCGGTGCTGTAATTGTGCGTAAGAAGAGCTGCTAA